The window ACCCCGCAAGTTTTACTTCCAGCTCCCTGGCCATGGGAGGGCTGACTCAGCTTAGAAGGGACTTTTGATCCAGGAAGTATACGTTTTTAAACACTCTCAATGGGAAGGGCGTTGCTATAATCCCCTTGCAGAGAGCGTTGAGAGCCTAACCATGCTTCCAGAAGCTGATGATTGGGTATTTCAGGGGCGCTGTCCCAACCACCGCTCAAGTTCACTTAACAGCAACAGGAATTCTTAAATCATGACGGACTGGCAGATCATTCCCGGCGGTATTACGGCTCCCAGAGGTTATCGCGCCGCAGGCATTACGGCAGGACTCAAACCCTCAGGACTGCCTGATCTGGCGCTGATTGTTTCTGATGTAGAGGCGATCGCGGCTGGGGTGTTTACAACCAGCCAAGTCCGAGCGGCCTGTGTGGATTATTGTCGGCAGCGATTACAGGCCAAACCCACTGCCCAAGCCATTTTGATCAATTCGGGTCAAGCCAACGCAGCGACGGGAGCCGATGGTTGGATCGATGCCCTAGAGTCAGCCCAGTTGCTCAGCCAAGCCTTAAAAATTGACCCAGAATCGATTCTGCTCGCTTCAACTGGTGTCATTGGTAAACGGATCAAAATGGAAGCCTTGCGCAGGGGCATTCCCTCACTGGTAGCCAGCGTCTCCCCTGACGGGTCAGACCTGGCAGCCCGAGCGATTATGACCACGGATTTAGTGCCGAAGTCCATTGCCCTGGAAACCCTGATCGGCGATCGCCCGGTGCGAATTGGGGGGATTTGCAAGGGGTCTGGGATGATCCACCCCAATATGGCCACGATGCTGGCCTTTGTTACCTGTGATGCGGCGGTATMCCCCCCCCGTGTGGCAACACATGCTCAGTCGTGCCGCCGATCGCAGTTTTAACCAGGTGACGGTGGACGGAGATACCAGCACCAATGACTCTCTGATGGCCCTGACCAACGGTGAATCCCGTACCCCGGCGATTACGGAGGCGGGTGCTGAGGCTGAGAAACTAGAAGCGATGCTGACGGAGGTTTGTATGTACCTCGCCCAGGCGATCGCTCGGGATGGAGAAGGAGCCACCTGCTTGGTAGAAGTGCAGGTCACGGGAGCCAGTGATGATGCCTCCGCCCGGAAAATCGCCCGAACCGTTGCTGGCTCTTCCTTGGTAAAGTCTGCGATCTTTGGTCGTGACCCGAACTGGGGACGGATTGCTGCCGCAGCGGGACGGGCAGGAGTACTGTTTGACGCGGAACAACTGCGAATTCAGCTGGGTGAGTTTTTGATGATGGAGCAGGGACAACCCTTAGCCTACGATCGGGCAGCGGCCAGTGAGTACATGAGACAAGCCGCCGCTGGGGTATATCTCCAGTCCGATACAGTGGAGATCGCCGTCCGTGTTGGGAGTGGGACTGGGGCTGGCATCGCTTGGGGCTGTGATCTCAGTTATGACTATGTAAAAATCAATGCCGAGTACACCACTTAATAGCAAAGATATCAGGCAGGGGAGGGGGAATCACTGGCCAGGTAACTCAGTAACCAGTTGGCAATGGTCGCACGGCGGGTTTGACGCGGAACCAGCTCGCCAACTTTGTAACCGGCAAACCCCAGTTGTGTTTTCAGAAGCTGCTTATGCTCAGCAGGAATCGAGCGCGTTAGTTTCACCGTTGCGGGGCGGCTTTCAATAAAATTGGGAGGCTCAGGATAGGCTTCCCGCCAGTCCGCCTGCACCCGATCTGTTTCCCAGTGATTGCTCTGGGGATGATAGCGATAACCGAGGCAATGCCAAACCAGTTGGTTCGCCGTAGCATCCTCCAGGGTGTCATTGAGGATTTCCCAGATGGTTTCTAGGTTCAGGGGGGGGTAGGTCAGACACAACAAATTTTGTTGAGTGGGGGAGTGCAGAATAACGGTAATTGACACTTCCACGGCTAAAGCGCGTGGGATTCTTGGTTCCTAGAGATTACTTGCTCTAGCAGGTTCTCACCAACCAGAGTAGGGGTATTCTCTCCCCAAGCGTTGCACGGTTCAAGACCGAAAGTTCCTGTATGCCCTACAGTACTCAATCCCCGACTGAGGATGATTAAAGTCAGTGAAGAGGTCACCCCTTCCACTGCTCTACAAAACGAAACGTTATAGTTTCCCATCATTCCGCTCCTCAGTAAAGCAGATTGCCCTGTCAACCTATCTGATGACACGCCCTAGCTCTAGTAAAATTCAGTGACTAGCCAGTAGGCTACATTGGAGGCATGGAGAATCTTGATTCCATTGCAGTTTTTTAATGTAGGAATGGCCTGTTTAGCTTTCACGATGATTTAGTTAATGTTGGATCAATTCTTAGAAGCTTCTCCGAACCTAGGGTTTGATACCCTGATGGTATTGTTGGTTTTGATATCCCTAGAAGCAGTTTTGTCGGCGGATAACGCCATTGCCTTAGCCGCCTTAGCCCAGGGACTGGAAGATAAACAGCTAGAGCAGCGGGCTCTGAATTTAGGTTTAGCGTTAGCACTGGTGCTCCGGCTAGGACTAATTTTGACAGCAACCTGGGTGACGAAATTCTGGCAGTTTCAGCTGCTAGGGGCAGTCTATCTGTTATGGCTAGCCCTGCAATACTTCACATCAAAGACGGATGCGCAAGATCACCACCATGGGCCGCGGTTTACATCCCTGTGGCAGGCAATTCCGCTGATTGCCGTGACTGACTTGGCGTTCTCCCTCGACAGCGTCACCACCGCGATCGCCGTGTCTCAAGAAACCTGGCTGGTGT of the Neosynechococcus sphagnicola sy1 genome contains:
- a CDS encoding bifunctional ornithine acetyltransferase/N-acetylglutamate synthase, whose translation is MTDWQIIPGGITAPRGYRAAGITAGLKPSGLPDLALIVSDVEAIAAGVFTTSQVRAACVDYCRQRLQAKPTAQAILINSGQANAATGADGWIDALESAQLLSQALKIDPESILLASTGVIGKRIKMEALRRGIPSLVASVSPDGSDLAARAIMTTDLVPKSIALETLIGDRPVRIGGICKGSGMIHPNMATMLAFVTCDAAVXPPRVATHAQSCRRSQF
- a CDS encoding bifunctional ornithine acetyltransferase/N-acetylglutamate synthase, with the protein product MWQHMLSRAADRSFNQVTVDGDTSTNDSLMALTNGESRTPAITEAGAEAEKLEAMLTEVCMYLAQAIARDGEGATCLVEVQVTGASDDASARKIARTVAGSSLVKSAIFGRDPNWGRIAAAAGRAGVLFDAEQLRIQLGEFLMMEQGQPLAYDRAAASEYMRQAAAGVYLQSDTVEIAVRVGSGTGAGIAWGCDLSYDYVKINAEYTT
- a CDS encoding DUF1823 family protein — translated: MEVSITVILHSPTQQNLLCLTYPPLNLETIWEILNDTLEDATANQLVWHCLGYRYHPQSNHWETDRVQADWREAYPEPPNFIESRPATVKLTRSIPAEHKQLLKTQLGFAGYKVGELVPRQTRRATIANWLLSYLASDSPSPA
- a CDS encoding TerC family protein; the encoded protein is MLDQFLEASPNLGFDTLMVLLVLISLEAVLSADNAIALAALAQGLEDKQLEQRALNLGLALALVLRLGLILTATWVTKFWQFQLLGAVYLLWLALQYFTSKTDAQDHHHGPRFTSLWQAIPLIAVTDLAFSLDSVTTAIAVSQETWLVLIGGLIGIITLRCMAELFIRWLEEFVYLQDAGYCTVSLVGLRLLLRVINPDLVPPEWMMITAIGLLFVWGFSRHNPSPTPKQTDDQRPPKDE